From a region of the Qipengyuania spongiae genome:
- a CDS encoding DUF3618 domain-containing protein → MNTTDTRDPDEIEREIRATQRDMSRTVDDIRGQLTPRSLLNALLDKADENDVDARAILDGARRNPLALALIAAGGIWLISDADAKLSLPSGSSGGSGSGGIDDRFSSPDWQHSRDYVDHMSRVEPRHDEDDLAYRRRRDHARASYFMIERGHDEDEGAFRKRLDNATDRMRETRDRLSEQASELSHTARTKSDQAIGKVQTAYRDNPLLGGLVAAFLGALAGSALPASRFEEKQFGPLGAKAIGEAKNEAHRVAEQARDKKDDIVEKAQDRLDNDRPSSSPSA, encoded by the coding sequence ATGAACACGACCGATACCCGCGATCCCGATGAGATCGAACGCGAAATCCGCGCCACCCAGCGCGACATGAGCCGAACCGTGGACGATATCCGCGGCCAACTAACCCCTCGCAGCCTTCTGAACGCGCTGCTCGACAAGGCGGACGAGAACGACGTGGATGCGCGCGCGATCCTCGATGGTGCAAGGCGCAACCCTCTTGCCTTGGCCCTTATCGCTGCGGGCGGCATCTGGCTCATCAGCGACGCCGATGCGAAACTGTCGCTTCCTTCCGGAAGCAGCGGAGGAAGCGGCAGCGGCGGCATCGACGATCGGTTCTCATCACCGGATTGGCAGCATTCGCGCGACTATGTCGATCACATGTCGCGCGTGGAGCCCCGTCATGACGAGGACGATCTCGCCTATCGCCGGCGGCGTGATCATGCGCGCGCAAGCTACTTCATGATCGAACGGGGCCACGACGAGGACGAAGGCGCATTCCGCAAACGGTTGGACAATGCGACCGATCGCATGCGCGAGACGCGCGATCGCCTGTCCGAACAGGCGAGCGAGTTGAGCCACACCGCGAGAACCAAGAGCGATCAGGCTATCGGAAAGGTCCAAACGGCGTATAGGGACAACCCCCTGTTGGGCGGTCTGGTCGCGGCTTTCCTCGGCGCCCTGGCGGGTTCGGCACTGCCCGCCTCGCGGTTCGAGGAAAAGCAGTTCGGTCCGCTTGGAGCCAAAGCGATCGGCGAGGCTAAAAACGAGGCGCATCGGGTCGCCGAGCAGGCGCGCGACAAGAAAGACGACATCGTCGAGAAAGCTCAGGATCGTCTCGACAACGACCGCCCTTCATCCAGCCCTTCGGCCTGA
- a CDS encoding phage holin family protein yields the protein MTQGRKPASAPTRQKDETGDGDVIDLIGKLTRQGSHLAQEQLALVQAEMREGVDDIKQAVAAVLGAAVVGIAGLGVLLMGLAYLLGEALENTALGTIIVGIVTLVIAGVLYLGARKKLATSNLKPERTLETVERTPDAVTGDLTHTGAKR from the coding sequence ATGACGCAGGGCAGAAAACCGGCCAGTGCTCCGACCCGGCAAAAGGACGAAACCGGCGATGGCGACGTCATCGACCTTATCGGCAAGCTCACGCGCCAGGGATCGCATCTTGCCCAGGAGCAGCTCGCGCTGGTGCAGGCCGAAATGCGCGAAGGCGTCGACGATATCAAACAGGCCGTCGCGGCGGTGCTCGGTGCCGCCGTCGTCGGTATAGCCGGTCTCGGTGTTCTGCTGATGGGGCTCGCCTATCTGCTGGGCGAAGCGCTCGAGAACACTGCGCTCGGTACGATCATCGTCGGCATCGTTACGCTCGTTATCGCGGGCGTTCTCTATCTCGGCGCGCGCAAGAAGCTCGCGACGAGCAATCTGAAACCGGAACGCACCCTGGAAACCGTCGAACGGACCCCCGATGCCGTGACCGGCGACCTTACCCATACTGGAGCCAAGCGATGA